GTCTGTTTATAGTGTCAACACGAATGACAAGCACTGTGTAATATTTATATCTACACTGTCaagcagtttctgtttctgtacagCATAGTCCAACATTTAAACGGTTAGGAACTCATTTGAACTCATGTTTTCTTATGTTGGAAATCACCTCCAATCAATCTAACGTGGACAATGGCCAGTTCAAGCTTCTTATCTCAAAGTTAACCATGGGTAATAACTTAAAGAAGCACTCAGCTGCTTTAGTACTGCTCTTCCGAACAGTTTTGAGAGACAAATAAACCAAAGAGTGGTTCAGATCAGAGCAGCATAAGTCGGGGTATGGTGGACTAAGCAAGCtccaaaaatgataaaatcaaaaTCTTATTGGTACTGAAAGGAAAAGtttgtctttgggttttgggcttctggttggacaaaacaagatatttgGAGAAGGTACTTTAGCCTCTTGTAAATAGGCTTTGTTTACTCTCAGGTAAATAGGAAGTCACATTAAGGTAAATAATAATTGTTGGATGagtcaataatgaaaacagtcattagCAGCCATTATTGTTGCTATGTACAAAGTAGACAGAGagcctttttctgtttcaaggTTCTTGATGGTTGAAAGCTTAATTCTCAAGACAACATCAATGCACCTGACACGACTTCTCCAAGTCTCAGTCTGACCACTTCTGGAGGAAAACAACACCTTCCAGTAAAGCACATGtgtaaataataacatttaacaaTTAAATTAGTGATGGTTGAATTCTTTTGAGCTGCCTCCTACATTGTTGGGGTCCTGGTGCAGTTCATGCAGGCCCTCTTTCACACTGCCATGGTGTGGCCATTTAGTGGTGGACACTATCAAAAGGAAATGtagactttttaaaatgcaatagCGATATAATGCACGCGAAACCATATCGTGACTGATGGTCTTTCACTATTTGTTTCTGTAATATCTGGTAACAAGATGCAAATTTATAATTTCTCTtggtatatttttttatatggGAGCACATAGCAACCAGTGGTTTGCCCATAGCAACAGTAGTCCTCCTCCAACATAATACATTTCACACATTGGGTAAAATAGACTTCTTTTCCTGTAAATTTCTTGCAGTCGTGACAGTCTGTGTTATGCCAGTATTTGCCTTCCATGTGTGACCCTTTCTTTGGCAGGCGTCTACTTCACACCTGTTAGTTGGCAAACACTTTGGTCCTAATTATGCTTTTATTTAGTGGTTTATTAGCAACATTGTCCTGGAAATGTTAAGCCCAGTCTACACTACATTATACTCTGTATATTAAAAGCACATAGACAGAGTTATACTGACAGTTGTGGTCACACAGGTGTTTAGTGTAGGTTGCTGGGAAACTTGTATTCAGCCTAGACGTGAGACCTTTTCTTCACCTTTGTGTactcttgtgtgtttgtgtgagcagaTGACTGCCCAGGAGGTGCGTCTGTGTGGTCTCCTGCTGCGGGAGCACTTTGGAGAAGTGGTGGAGAAAGTGGGAACACACCTGCTCAGAAGTGGAGCACAGAATTTAAGAACCCTCATTCATGAGACTGGCATCTCATTGGACCTGGTACCACTCCTACACTTACTGTCACCAGGCTCCTACTGTCTCTACTTCACACCATAAAAATATCATTACACATTATATCTTTAGCAGTATATACCCTACGTCTCAACATTTTTGAGCAGAGTTAACAGTCCAGCCTTTGTGATTACATTGGTGGACATTCAAGCCATTGTAGGCATAatgttcagtgtgtttacatACAATAATTATTCCACACTTGCAGCAAATTATGCAGTAGTTTTTGCATCATCAGTTTAAAGGCAGAACTCAGTGTCTGTTCAAGAAGCCTGATTACATGGCCACATATAGCCTTAGCTGtgattttgaaataataataaaaaaaataccagtttttatatgttttcttCTTACTTGTTTCCCCTCCCCTTTTTTGTCTGCGTTGTAGGTTAAGAAGTccctgtgtgtgcttgtgcagcACGGGGCTTGTGTGTTCACCTCAGGCCGTAGAGGACCTGGGAGCCCCACAGAATATCGGGCCAGCTGTGATTGGATTCTGAGAATTCTGCGATACCCACGCTACATCTACACAGCCAAAACCCTGTACGGTGACACCGGAGAGCTAATCATAGAGGAGTTACTGCAGAGAGGTGAAATGACCATGAGCAGTACGGTTAAGACAGTCGCTGACCGGCTCACACAGAACATGGAGGGTCAgtatatctgtctgtctcagtcaCCCACGTTCatacactgatggcagaggctGCCAGATACCTGCTTGCTCATCAGGTGTGATTCAGTGCTTCCTATCCAAAACGCTCAATGATTTTTCTTTGCCATTCACCCACTCACACAGTGATGGAACAGCCATTTTGGGGCaaatttggggttcagtatcGTACCCAAGGACGCTTGGAGATGTATCCGGAGCTGGGGATCAAACCATCGACTTTCCATATAAAGCTTTAATGTTGCCTGCAGATTTGTGAAGAAGTGCTTTGATTTGGGTTTAccctctcactcctctcttGGCTCAGAATCCATATTTGGTCAAAAGCCTGCCGTGGAAAGCAGGCAGGACCACCTAACACCTGTCAGTCACGCAAAGATGCTCCGAAATACAAACTACTGCAGCAGTTTTCTCTCGTCTTTCCTGTTGCTCTAGATGGCTGCAGCATGGATTACAGTGAAGTGTCTTCTGCCTTCGCCAAACTGGTGGAGACCCATTTTCTTCAGCGCTGCCCTCCAATGACAGGAGCAGGAACAGCAGACAGTGGCACTCCAGCTGCCCCTGCTACCCCTGCTATCCCCGCTACCCCCAGTACTCCTGCTAGCACTGCCTTGCCCACACCAGAGAGCTTCCCGGACTGTTACAGGGTTCCTCATGTGACACTCATAGGGAAAGGCAAGCGGCGACTGTCCAGTGAGGATGGAGAGGACCAAAGGAatgcaaagaaagcaaaaacagaatcaGAGGTGGGCGTTTGGTTAGTTACACTTTAAACACATTTGGAGAACTTTTAAAACTTCAGTTATCTAATTTCCCTGTCCTTTAAGTACATTGTGTTTCTTATCTTTTTGGTGACCTCTCCATTTGCATGTTTCTTACGCTCAGACACACGGGGATGAAGGGATTTACTGGCAGGTGAATTTTGAGAGGTTCCATCTCCACTTCAGAGACCAGGCCATCATCAGTGCTGTAGCCAATAAGCTGGACCAGGTCAGGTTTACACATGGATGCTTCAAttacattgtttaaaaaatagtCACTTACACTTACTGACTTTCTTCCTTCAGTTATATAAGAATATTGTCATGTTATATGTAGCAGTCAGcaactggttagcttagcttagcataaagactggaaacagggggaaacatTTGCTGTACAGGTGGTATCAATTCTTGTCCCTTGCCTAGCAAGATAGCACCAGTTATTATTATGGTTATTTCTGATTTTAACTATTGTCTTTCTGAATAATTTTGTCTTAATATCTCAGACTAGCAGTGAGATTGTgaggacgatgctgaggatgagTGAGGTTACGACCTCTCCCACAGCCACCTGCACAAAGCCCCTCTCAGCCAATGAGATCTTCAGGTCCCTCCCAAGTAGTTACAACATTGCAAGACCCATCTTAGACCAGTACCTCACGCTACTGGTTGATGACCCGGTATGAGCAGCTTGAGCCACTGGTTACCTTTTTCTAATCTTTTCTTCTCAcaagatttttctttaaaggtgcttgtctttcttttcctagATGGAGTTTGTGGGCAAGGCTGGTGAAAGTGGAGGAGGGATGTACGTTGTCagtatcctttttttttttctttaagaggGTCCTTGTAGAGGAACCGAACCAGCACGCTGTTTTTgtgcaatttaatttaatgaaacaCCAAGCATGGATGCTTTTCTTAATTCACCTCTCAGATCTACACAGAGCACTGGCAAATCTGGCTCGTGCCACACTTGAGTCTGTAGTACAGGAAAGGTAAGTGAGGGAGTTTTGAAATTGTGCAAACATGCAATTGTCTGATTTAATTAGTTTTAATCTGTCATCAGATTTGGATCCCGATCAGCACGCATCTTTCGTCTGCTGCTAAGGAAACGTCACCTGGAGCAGAAGCAGGTGGAGGATTTTGCCATGATTCCAGCCAAAGAGGCAAAAGACATGCTCTACACACTGCTTTCACAGAATCTGGTCCAGCTACAGGTACATGCATCACATGTGAAGATGGTCTCACAAATCTTCTCTTAGCATCTGTGTGTTCTTACTAAACTATTACCCAACTCTGTATTTTTAAGAAGAACTTTAGAAGTCGTCTTCCCTTCTAGCTGCTGCCAGACATGATTTGtaactttgacaaaaataaGAGGACATGCTGAACGCTGTGATGGATTTAAATATACAAAAGCAAGTTTCGAATCTCTTCAGGCCAATTTTCTGAGTGAGTGACTGCCTGGAAAGTAGAATTTAtcccaaaaaaacccaaatctCATCCAAAAACCTGCTTTGAAAATTATTTGGCATACGTTTTGAAGATGCACTGATTGAATGAGATATTTTTACAACTAGATATACAAAGCATCCCAGGCTTCTCTGTGGACAATGACACAGGAATATTTTGATAAAAGTGACTATTTTGCAGTTTCACTGACATGTTGAAAATTTAAACAAGGACACCCAGACTGTTTGAGTCATCAGTTTGAGGGAGCAGCATTAGTTCTTGTTCTTTAATCTACCGACTCAGTCTCTCTGaacagacatatttttttttaaacaggaagtgCCAAAGACTCCTGACTATGCACCCTCTCGTACCTTCTATCTTTACACTGTCAACCAGCTCCAGACTGCAAGAATGCTGCTTCAGAACTGCTACAAGGTAAAACAATGAACATGCTGTAAAAAAATTACTTCTAATTCTAATAACATGACTTTTTCCTGATTTTGCCCCCTCTAATGTCTAatgtttctgaacatttttctctgcagacGGAGGCAAACCTCATAGAGCGACGCCTGTTTGAGACCAAAGAGAGCAAGTAAGTTCATCGTAACCGCCTGCCCCCGTGTTTGCtgcatcactctctctctgtccttgcCAGGCAGATAATTTCACATGATCAGCTTTCAAAGTTGTCTTACTCGCACACTGTATCACAGATATGTGGCTGATTGGTTTTCTGCTCGCCTGACAGGCGTCTGCTGGAGAAATCCCAGCGAATTGAGGCCATTCTGGCATCTCTGCAGGCCAGTGGGGCTGAGCCTGAGCAGCTGACGGAGGTCGAGGAGATGATCACTGCCCCTGAAAAGCAACAGCTGGAGGCCTTACGGCTTCACATTAACAAGTAGGAGCACAATGCTAAACTACAGCTCCATTTTCCGCAGGTTTCTCCACTTGGTGTCGTGTCTGTTGGTGTTACTATCCTCACTATTGTTCTTTTCCCTTCCAGGTTAGATTCAGCAGAGAACCAGGTAGATGAAACCATCTTTATACTAGAATCGTACATCAACTCCACTGTCACAAGTTAGGAGTCTGTGTGACAGCTCAATCACAGTGCTTTTGCTGTGCCTTTTTGTGTAAGAATGCTCAAGTGTGGCTGTTTTTATAGTTTATAAGATTGgattgtttcagttttgagtTAGATAAAATCTGAATAGATTTTTTAGCTTGTTATTGAATATATCAGCAAGCAGGAACTGAATAAACTGAGCACAAGAATACTTCTTTACAACAGTTTTAATTTCAATAaagaacaaacataaaactgtaaGACAAACACAGGACAAAGTGTTGATTTGAAATGTAAAACCATGGATAAGTCTGTATATTAAATAGAAGAACTGTGGTTTAAtacactttgtgttttccttaaaataagaaaaagatcATTTACATAAGTGCTCCCGACCCTGGAAATAGCGGGTAGTGCATTTCTGTTGGACCCTCAAATGCTCTCTTTGGTCCTGGAGGTCCCTGTTGTGTATGATTGTCCAGTCCAAACCCAGGGCCATCTGTGTGCCTGGTATGAGGTGGACTCATGGTAGTCGCTACAGCGAGTGACTGTTGTGATGGCAGCAAAAGCTGGGCTCAGTCCTCATGgttttcatcctctcctctctgtttgcGTGTGAAGAATCCCAACTGAAAAGAAGTGAGGTAGAGATTAATATTCTGTCCATAAAACTTTTGTTCTTCTGAAGAAATATGTGGGTAAGCGTGACATGAAAATACCTTCCATAGTATGAAAATGATAAGGGCCAATAGCAGCAAGCCTCCAATGATGCTACCAATCAGAATCCACAGCGAGATGGGAATGGCTCGGCCTCTTAGCACCTCCAGTACAGTCTACAGAAGAATAGATAAAGTGAGAGATTAGAGTTAGATAAAGTTAAGTTAAAGTAAGAGAAAGTAAATGCTACTCAAAATCCTGCTGCTGTCTTCTTACCTCCCTCCAGACTGTTTCTGTGCCCAGAGTGATGAGGTTAGTCTCCTGAGCTGCGAGGCGGTAGGCACCTATTATCCTGACTGACTTATATTTGGcctacaaaaacagaaatgggtTATTACCAGTGTTTGAGTcacaggacagaaagaaaatggtCTGAAATAAGAATCTGCgtgctgttgtgtgtctcaCTTTTCTGAAAAAATCATCATGAACTCTGCGGCTGACACGAATGACGGCAGCCTGCCCTTTTAGAAGCTGCTGGACCTCGCAGACGACTTCCGTGCACCATGACCTGCTACAGTtctacacacataaaaacagcagcattttaacatgTACGCCAGTGCTGTGCAGTATTCAGTGGCTGCGGTGCCTTCAGGGGTCTTACCAGTATGTCATTCTGCATCATGTCTTCAGGATGAAGGGCGCGTACGTCTCTCTGTCTGGCCTTCAGCTGGGCCAGATCACTCAGCACACTGCAGTTCACCCCTGTGGCCTATAGGGCAATTTAAATATGTCAGATACGATctaaaagagagacagaaacactcacGAGGCAGCACTACTCACGTTGTATGAAAAGACATCAGTGACAGTCATGAAGACTCTGTCTCCTGCGGCCACAGAGGGCAGATGCAGCCTGAGCTCCAGATTACTCACAGAGTAACAGCCGAGGTTCTGCAGCTACGGACACAAACAAAAGTGCTCTAATTTTCCCTTGTCTTGTTTTTTAGTGCAGTGATgactcatttttttgttgtttactggGAACTTTACAACAAATTGATGCCCTGGGTTTGTAAAATTAGCATGTGGGTCATAGCTTTACCCTGAGGTGTGTGTAGAACTCTGGTCCGATTGCCTCCGACACTGTTCGAGTGGGGTGGACCTCATATCGGTTCAAATTAGAgtcactgcacattaaaaaaaaaaaaaaacagaaaaaagcacacaaatacgtaaacataaacatatttaacagataaatatatttaaagtagCTAAAATATCTGATTGTAGAATAATACATAAAGTATCCTGTGTGCGAACATACCTGCTTATAAACAAGTCTGGTTCATACTGaacaaaactctgcagctgaACGCTGTTGTCCCCCATAGTGTCATCTCGCTCCACACTGTCACTGTAAAAGAACCAGAGTGTTTTGTCAAGTGCACTTTAAGTCTCTTGCTGTGGAAAAATCCTAAAtaatcttttgtttatttgcgtTTCGGGAATTCATGAACTGAGAGCTACCTGGCAGCGTTTAGCTTCATCTGAACTCGACTATGTAGAGATGTGCAGCTGAACTCAAATTCCAACATGAAGTTAACCTgcaagcaaacaacaacaaaaaaagagaacaggcttctgaaatgacacatttcacCTGGAGGAAGTGAAGCATGAGTGGGCTGACTTGAGAGAGTGATACAGCTATTTCCTCGGCACAGACGTACTTTTGACTGGGAGCGAAATACGGGATAGCTGACGTTACATGAGTGGCTGTTGGCACCAAGTGCTGTACACTCAATCTTGAAGTGGGCATCCTCctacatgaaaagaaaagaaagtgagaaacagAATTTGTGCTTtagcttgtctgtctgtgtaaatGTTTAGGGTGAGATGTAGGTGAGTTACACGTGCTGCATGAgttaagtgtatgtgtgtggtttacCCGAATGCTGAGGCTAGAGAAGTGCAGGTTGCGTGAATAGTGCAGCGTCAGGCTGGTGTTGTAGGCGTTTTCCAGTCTGTTCTCAAGCTGCACCTCCACCGCCAGACGCCTACGAGGGCTGCGAATCACATAAGGCTTCTGTCTGCGgagaaaacacaatgaaaactcACTGAAATTCTGATTTTTATCAACTTcatgtggaaagaaaagagaacagaggatTATCTTAAATCTGTACCTTGTCCCAGAGATGTCCATTTGAGCCTGCAGCACTAGGTCTGTTGTACACACATCATCCTCACCGCAGTCCTTAAAGAACTGGATCTGAACAGAACAGCATGTTTGATGGAGAAAAGACAAGGGAATACGatgcagtaaaaacacagaaaaatcagtCATTGTTGTGCCACTCACAGATTTCTTGACACTTGTTGGCCAGCCTTCATCCAACACTGGACCGCTCTCTGTATTGTTGATCTTAAACCGCAGTGAGAAGCTAATTGGACGGATGTAATCTGCTGTGTCCTGTGATAAAGAGAGTAAAGAAACCTGGTGTCTCACTTTGACCTGCTGCACGCGTTAATGCCTGATGTTTTAGTGTCAGCCTTGTGGTTCATGTGTGTACCaacactcacatagacatggAAGGGCAGTTTGTAGCAGACAGTTTGTCCTGTATGAACCCGCACTGCCAGCTGGGTCTGTCGGTGGGAGCTGTCATCAAATAGTGCCCTCGCAGACAACTTCCTGTCATCCAACATGGCCGATACCCACAGGTCTGAGGAGGGAGAAGGCAGTCACGACAGATGGTGAGTGTGGGAGAATTCCCATCGTAGTCATTGGCGAGTTTAGCCAATTCAGAACACTGTGCAGTGATGGTTACAGGGATTGGAGAAGACAAGCCTGTGAATTCCGGATtaataaaaaaactaaagtATTATACCAaagctgttgctgtgttgcCCAGGGGAGCGGGAGACAGTTGTGAAGCAAGCGGTGGCATTGAGGCAGGCTGATTCTCTGCCACCCCTCTGGCAGGTCTTCTGAATGACGTTGATGGAGTGCGGCTGGAAGGACAGACTCACATTGATCTGGACTATGCTTCGAGAGCTGAGGACGGGGGGAGAGTGGAGGATAAAAACTGGATTTAACTTCTAACTATGTGACACCACAGAAATGTAGAAGCCagtagatgatgatgatgaatctACATATGGAATTAAATACggatatttgatttgatgtgatttattttctttaatgtggGAACTAGCTAGCTATAGtcaatgcattttatttgttgattcAGTGATGGTCTAAAACAAGAATTGTTGTGGCAATGCACCTCTTTGCCTTTACCCACCTGAGCAGCACAGCGCTGCCCTGCGCTCCCACTGCCAAGTCTATAAGCTCATCTCCATCCAAGTCCAACCGAGCACTCACACTGCGGCCAAAATACTGCAGGGAGGGGGAAATCGACGACCCTGGAATGCGctaagaggaaacaaaaacagaaatgattttgaATCCTCAAATACACCAGTGACAATGTGACTGTAGGCAAAAGGCATGTACCTGCTTATAACTGTGGATGATGTAAATGCCGTCTCCGTGGTAGACATAGATGGCGCCCCTGTGTTCGTCCTCCAGCGGGGCTCCCACCAGCAGGTCAGTGAAGCCATCGTGGTTGAGGTCTGGGGCGGCTGCCAACGTATAACCAAACCTGGCATCCTGGGATTTTTCCTCGGACTTCAGAGTGCCATTAGATACAAACACCTCCTCctgggagaaaagaaagaggaggggaacaAGATAGATTGAAGGGGATTAGAAAAATAGATGCTATTGTCAGCCTTTTGAGAAAATAGCAATGGAAGCCTAACAAGGATTTGAGAAATGTTGTGTATTCTCATAACTAAGAATTATCAGTGCCACAGATGTCTTACCCCGCTGAGGGTGTAGATGTAGACTCTGCCGGCCTCCTTGTTTCCTGAGCCAAGGTACATTGGAGCTGCAACCAGAAGGACGTCAGTGATGCCATCTTGGTCGATGTCCAGCCCGCACACCTCACTGCCATAGTAAGATCCAATCTACAGATGGAAACATGCTGTGTCAGCTCACTGCCAGTAGGTGGAGCCCTTGCTCTAATCTCGATAAAATGACATTCctgctgttctgttctctgctgcaaataaataaataaaggtgaccaaacagagaagagagactCATGAAGGGAGTTTTACCTGTTCTCCATTGAGGGCCTGTACGATGTTGACGTCGCCTTCATCACTGAGCTCAAACAGGATGactttgcctttgtgtttgaaCCGAGGAGCCCCAGCTACATACAGCCTCCTCCAGTCACCAACTATCACTGACGACACAGTGTAACCtgcaaacatacataaacacacatcgTCCATCACTGTCACATTGTTGATCttatatttttgtcagtgtttgcaatcccagtcttttgttgcctcTGTCCCtatgtgtttgaaatgtgttgcattaAAAATATCATACTGTTTCAATATATTAATTTGAGTATATATATCAAAAAGAATTATCAAATTATagcattcagttttatttatgtagtcTTGGAGTTGGGGTAGTATAACTCAACCAACTCGTAGGTGAGGGGAGGTGATATGGAGACCACAACTTATTTTTGTGCCTGGGTCCAATTCTGGGCTAATTTAGTCCTGCAGCCCTAAGTACCTCGAGTCTGGACCTCCCAGAAGACAGACCTCTAATATCAGTTCAAGCCATAACCACACAATAATCTCTGTGTAAAACTACAAATATGATCCTTTTGGCATTGCTGTTCAATGGTGTTATATATGGGTACCTAAATAAGCAGCGTGATTTTTGAGCTCCAGTGGAAATTCGCTTTCAAAAGCCTCTCTGGGTGGCATGATGCGTCCATTGGCTCCTTCCTTCAACACTCCACCATCCCAGTCATACGCACCCACCATCCCGAACAGAATGCCATCCTGAAGAGTGAAGAAGCAAATGGATGAGGCATAAAGAGGCAAAACACATGCACTTGACACAAAGGAAGAAGAACAGCTGACTTACATCCAGAGTGTGGGTGGAGAACCCGATCTGAGACATCTCCATGTGGAACGAGCTCTCATTGTATCCCAGCGTGCCTACcagtggacacaaacagcaAGTCAGTCTTCTCCTTCGTGCGGTTTCAcatctcctcccttccttcctctccctctcaggACCTGATCTAGATGGCATCATCAGCACCCTCACTCACCATGAACACCACAGGTGGCAGACATGCCTCaccctttcctttcctcctgtACCTTCCTCTCTGATTTCCCTAAACATTTAAGGGGTGCCATTGCTTTTCAGCAGCTTTCTTCTCATGTTTCTGCAACTACTGTGATAGCTGTGCACCCCCTCtatcttcttttcctttcttgctttctctgtttattttcacacatggaCTCAATCCTgcttcactttcttctttcagtCTTAAATATCTTTCTCCACTTCTGTGAGGAATGGAatataatcaaaataatttgattaatCTGACAGTGTATTCTATTTATATAGGCAAGGGAATACTGTTTTTCTATATATAAGAATTAAAGatcaacttgtaaaatatgaccAGAATTCAAAGCTAGCTCCAAAAAATACATGAGGCAGCATATCACCAGTGTAACTGCTCAAACTCACGTACACAGACGTACAAAGTGTTAATGTGGGACAGGGCTGGCCGGGGTTAGCCAGTTAGCACTGTTAACATGTTTATAatgtttgttaaatattttctcaCCTATAATCTAAACCTATGGCCATACCTTACAAATTGCACCTTCCATGAGGTGATTTTAAATACAACTAACTAAATTAGCTATTGTTACTGCATTGTTGATTTACTGTTTATTATAAATCAAATAATTGATAGAGATTATGTGTTCTCTAAGAGATAAATCACATAATATGACAAACTAAagcttttaaaattttaaaatgaacccGCTTGACAATCTGACAATCAGGCATCCTTGGTGTCAATCATTCCAGACTGCTGCTTCATCTCTCTTTATGTAAACAGTGAATTTTTCATTAATCAACAAACCCTCCAAAGTGAAGATGCGATCTCCCAGGGCATCCACGATGTCATTGAGTGCAGCTTCATCGGTCACATTGAAGAAGTATTTGTCGTCAGGGTCGCTGGCAATATATTTGATCTCATTAATGAATGTCTCAGGGTCCTGCTGTCGGCGGATGTAATGACCAAGAACCTGGAGGCCAGcgtgacagagagagatggaggggaaaaacatgaaaagtatGGAAAATGAATAACCAGATAACACTAGCCCACTAAAACATTGTTGGATTAAGCTGGATGCAGGAAAAGGAGGTGAAGGCAAGAAAAACAGAGTATAAACAGACTTTTTGGCATGAATCAGAGGAATTACTTCTCCATGTTTCTGAGGGACGGTGAagatagaaagagagatgaaacaaAGTTCTCGGTGCATCTTCCAGCACTTTGCAGCTGAATCAGGTGCTGCTCAGTTTAAGGATGGACACGTCCAAGGGAAAAGGGACCAGAGACAAACATTTCAGCACTGTCTATCACTGTGTTAATCAAATTTGACCAGTAAGAACTAAGTAGTCCTTTAAACTGAGAAAATTGTCCTACTTCTTAAGCTAAATAAACTAATTTAAACTCTTTCTGGATTAGTTAAAAAATGCACTGTCACAAAGCTAAAAACGGGGCTGTTCTCACTGACTGGAACTGCAGGACTGaactgtgaataaaatgaacatgAGCACAGTTCACAGCCCATGTGATTTACTAGCAATTAAGCAATACCAAAAGACAACACACTGACTGGAAGACATAAGAACAGAGGAAATGGTAGCCGCCAGAGATTTGTAAATGAGGTGCACAGGTCTAGCTGTGAGGTGAAGAGATGACTGATGAGGAAGATGTACCATAGCAGAAGTGGCCTATGGCCAAATGCCTGAAGTACAAATGAGAAAATTCCATAAGAGAAACCAAACCCAAGAATCTCCCCTTGTGACTCCAGCTGCCAAGAAAACTAAGGAAATCCTCTTCTTTCAAAGGGTAGGGGATGTAGAGTGTAACATGAAGAGAGACTACATATAAATATGTACACTGAGATCTTATAAATGCTGAGAAATTCCACTCAACCTGCCGAGTACATAGTCAtgaacagagaagaagacagaaaaaaaaaagtcctgttaaaatataaatttcaaGATTTAAAGCATTTGGAAACACAATAGTGTTTGAATAAATGGATTAagcgtacacacacatgcttgcaaACAACTGCTTGCCGACCAACAAACACACTTCCAATCCCTGACCCTCCCTGATGTTTAAAACACACTCTGCGACCGAGCTCTTGTTTTGAAAGCCCTGCTGTCCCCTGTGAGCCATTTTGCAGCAGCAAAGAGAACGACATCAAAACATGGCTGCTGTTACAAGCAGCACTTACCTGTCATCACTCTGACATTTTAGGCAAACACTCAACCACGCAGCCCACCCCAGGCTCGCTTGTTTTCTTTATCCT
This sequence is a window from Scatophagus argus isolate fScaArg1 chromosome 9, fScaArg1.pri, whole genome shotgun sequence. Protein-coding genes within it:
- the itga10 gene encoding integrin alpha-10 isoform X2; translation: MLVGAPWDGPPNNRKGDVYKCTVGEAKNSNCSKVNLGETALQNISKNLRNSHLGMTLTPDSPDGFLACAPLWSQECGTSMFSTGICASVSDDLEPRETIAPTAQRCSTYMDIVIVLDGSNSIYPWYEVQNFLSNILSKFHISSDQMQVGILQYGEVAVHEWSLKDYQTTQEVVEAAKNISRQEGRETRTAYAIQMACTEAFSVERGAREGATKVMIVVTDGESHDGEELSDALQECKDRNITRYAIAVLGHYIRRQQDPETFINEIKYIASDPDDKYFFNVTDEAALNDIVDALGDRIFTLEGTLGYNESSFHMEMSQIGFSTHTLDDGILFGMVGAYDWDGGVLKEGANGRIMPPREAFESEFPLELKNHAAYLGYTVSSVIVGDWRRLYVAGAPRFKHKGKVILFELSDEGDVNIVQALNGEQIGSYYGSEVCGLDIDQDGITDVLLVAAPMYLGSGNKEAGRVYIYTLSGEEVFVSNGTLKSEEKSQDARFGYTLAAAPDLNHDGFTDLLVGAPLEDEHRGAIYVYHGDGIYIIHSYKQRIPGSSISPSLQYFGRSVSARLDLDGDELIDLAVGAQGSAVLLSSRSIVQINVSLSFQPHSINVIQKTCQRGGRESACLNATACFTTVSRSPGQHSNSFDLWVSAMLDDRKLSARALFDDSSHRQTQLAVRVHTGQTVCYKLPFHVYDTADYIRPISFSLRFKINNTESGPVLDEGWPTSVKKSIQFFKDCGEDDVCTTDLVLQAQMDISGTRQKPYVIRSPRRRLAVEVQLENRLENAYNTSLTLHYSRNLHFSSLSIREDAHFKIECTALGANSHSCNVSYPVFRSQSKVNFMLEFEFSCTSLHSRVQMKLNAASDSVERDDTMGDNSVQLQSFVQYEPDLFISSDSNLNRYEVHPTRTVSEAIGPEFYTHLRLQNLGCYSVSNLELRLHLPSVAAGDRVFMTVTDVFSYNATGVNCSVLSDLAQLKARQRDVRALHPEDMMQNDILNCSRSWCTEVVCEVQQLLKGQAAVIRVSRRVHDDFFRKAKYKSVRIIGAYRLAAQETNLITLGTETVWRETVLEVLRGRAIPISLWILIGSIIGGLLLLALIIFILWKLGFFTRKQRGEDENHED